The following proteins come from a genomic window of Sesamum indicum cultivar Zhongzhi No. 13 linkage group LG10, S_indicum_v1.0, whole genome shotgun sequence:
- the LOC105172419 gene encoding protein disulfide-isomerase like 2-1: MSRSRICLAVATLALLLVASAFADDVVVLTEENFEKEVGKDRGALVEFYAPWCGHCKKLAPEYEKLGASFKKAKSVLIGKVDCDEHKSLCSKYGVSGYPTIKWFPAGSVEPKKYDGARTAEALAAYVNLEGGTNVKIVAPPSNVVVLTSDNFDEIVNDETKNVLVEFYAPWCGHCKNLAPTYEKVATAFKLEEDVVIANLDADQYKDLAEKHGVSGYPTLKFFPKNNKAGEDYDGGRDLDDFVTFINEKCGTNRDANGQLTSKAGILEDLNNLVKEFVTAKNEEKKAVLKRLVEEADKLKGPSARYGKIYVKAAKSCIEKGSDYAENEVQRLDRMLAKSISASKADEFTLKRNILSTFASDH; encoded by the exons ATGTCGAGATCACGGATCTGCTTGGCCGTTGCCACTTTGGCGTTGTTATTGGTCGCTTCGGCGTTTGCCGATGACGTCGTTGTGCTGACCGAGGAGAATTTCGAGAAAGAGGTCGGTAAAGATCGCGGAGCTCTCGTCGAGTTCTATGCTCCCTG GTGCGGGCACTGTAAAAAGCTGGCTCCCGAATATGAAAAGCTTGGTGCAAGTTTTAAGAAGGCAAAATCTGTTTTGATTGGCAAG gTTGATTGTGATGAGCATAAGAGCCTTTGCAGCAAGTATGGGGTTTCTGGATATCCCACCATCAAGTGGTTCCCTGCGGGATCCGTGGAGCCAAAGAA GTATGATGGTGCAAGAACTGCCGAAGCCCTTGCCGCATATGTGAACCTTGAAGGAG GGACAAATGTCAAGATAGTTGCACCTCCTTCAAATGTTGTGGTTCTGACTTCAGACAACTTTGATGAGATTGTAAATGATGAGACAAAGAATGTCCTAGTTGAGTTTTATGCACCTTG GTGTGGTCATTGCAAGAACCTTGCTCCT ACCTATGAAAAAGTTGCAACAGCATTCAAGCTGGAGGAAGATGTGGTCATTGCAAACCTTGATGCTGACCAGTACAAGGATCTTGCAGAAAA GCATGGTGTAAGTGGTTATCCTACGTTGAAGTTCTTCCCAAAGAACAACAAGGCTGGTGAAGATTATGATGGTGGCAGAGATTTAGATGATTTTGTTACTTTCATCAATGAGAAGTGTGGAACTAACCGAGATGCAAATGGACAGCTGACTTCAAAG GCCGGTATTCTTGAGGACCTTAATAACTTAGTGAAGGAATTTGTAACTGCAAAAAATGAGGAGAAAAAAGCTGTTCTCAAGCGGTTGGTGGAAGAAGCTGACAAGCTGAAGGGTCCCAGTGCAAG ATACGGGAAGATTTATGTGAAAGCTGCTAAAAGCTGCATTGAGAAAGGTTCTGATTATGCCGAGAATGAAGTTCAGCGATTGGATCGCATGCTTGCCAAG TCAATCAGTGCCTCAAAGGCTGATGAATTCACACTGAAGAGGAATATCCTATCAACCTTTGCTTCAGATCATTGA